From Nicotiana tabacum cultivar K326 chromosome 15, ASM71507v2, whole genome shotgun sequence, the proteins below share one genomic window:
- the LOC107829334 gene encoding uncharacterized protein LOC107829334, protein MVTGKQNGIDCILTVVHGFNTVEKRKALWDQLKAMAPIINKHWLISGDFNAILHPSDRLSGITISVAELKDFSKYCNALLLNEIPWKGEYYTWTNKQRGNDRVCSRIDKVIANDEWMLQCGHLTAVYGELFISDHTPLLIPMREARRNIKVPFKRVQGDYREDESRKIKPEKDSRRTGGAYSDALVNQEKNYLIQLEKWSLIEESALQQKSRATWIKLGDSNTKFFSADPEAIKEEFVSFYKYLMETAASKLPAVNILVMRNFPCLSHTQQLELCAPITEEEIYEGLSSIGDDKAPGIDDFNVVFFKQTWCIVKNEVYEAVQDLFTTGTLYKAINCTTLTLVPKVPNPDTVKDYGPIASCTVLYKITAKVITSRLQKVMAYIILEARAGFIPGRKIADNIILAHELIKSYGRKHISLRCMIKVDLQKAYDSLEWIYLEQVMEGLRFLEKFIKWVMNCIKTVNYSIILNGESVAPFNAAKGLIQGDPMSHFLFAIAIEYLSRLLKDLQHEKSYKFHPRCRRLGITHLSFVDDLLLFARGDSEYVERLHACFTTFSAASGLQANLTKSAVYCGGMAHREKEAIVQQLGYSLGELPFKYLGVPLDTKNLTMVQWQSLIAKIVAKISSWTANKLSYARRIQLIQTVSSLWSGSDTITKKALITWEKICLPKSTRGLNLHNLQVWNNAAIAKTHWDLTHKQDKLWIKWIHAYYIKDQSLGTMTIPQTSSWMDRLLTVDRLLRWGLNVQAVCAMCQAHNETRNHLFAECRYAEAIWNKERNARVFEGVARDCEGVAKEIACVCSCRGAGELKCLMQKLIF, encoded by the exons ATGGTGACAGGAAAGCAGAATGGAATAGATTGTATACTTACAGTAGTACATGGCTTTAATACAGTGGAAAAAAGGAAAGCGTTATGGGATCAATTGAAAGCAATGGCACCTATAATCAATAAACATTGGCTAATTAGTGGGGACTTCAATGCAATCCTACACCCCAGTGATAGGCTGTCTGGAATAACTATATCAGTAGCTGAGTTAAAAGATTTCTCTAAATATTGCAATGCACTGCTTCTAAATGAGATTCCTTGGAAAGGGGAATATTACACTTGGACAAACAAACAGAGAGGGAATGATAGAGTGTGTAGCAGGATTGATAAGGTAATTGCCAATGATGAATGGATGCTTCAATGTGGGCACTTGACTGCAGTATATGGAGAACTCTTCATATCTGATCACACACCCCTTCTCATCCCAATGAGAGAAGCAAGAAGAAACATCAAAGTTCCTTTCAA AAGAGTTCAAGGGGATTACAGAGAAGATGAATCAAGAAAGATCAAACCTGAAAAGGATTCAAGAAGAACTGGGGGTGCTTACTCTGATGCATTGGTTAATCAGGAGAAAAACTATTTGATCCAACTAGAAAAATGGTCTTTGATAGAGGAAAGTGCACTACAACAAAAGTCAAGAGCCACCTGGATCAAACTAGGGGATTCAAATACTAAGTTCTTTTCAGCT GATCCTGAAGCTATCAAAGAAGAATTTGTTAGCTTTTACAAATACTTGATGGAAACTGCAGCATCAAAACTACCAGCAGTGAATATATTGGTAATGAGAAATTTCCCTTGCTTATCACATACTCAACAGCTAGAGCTTTGTGCCCCAATTACAGAGGAGGAAATCTATGAAGGATTAAGCTCAATTGGAGATGATAAGGCTCCAGGAATTGATGACTTTAATGTTGTCTTTTTCAAGCAGACATGGTGCATTGTTAAGAATGAAGTTTATGAAGCTGTCCAAGATCTTTTCACCACAGGAACCTTGTATAAAGCTATAAACTGCACTACACTTACTCTAGTGCCTAAGGTTCCAAATCCAGATACAGTCAAAGACTATGGGCCTATAGCTTCATGTACAGTGTTATACAAGATTACTGCTAAGGTCATCACCAGCAGgttacagaaagttatggcctaCATCATCTTAGAGGCTCGGGCAGGGTTTATTCCAGGAAGGAAAATAGCAGACAACATCATTCTGGCACATGAACTTATCAAATCCTATGGTAGAAAGCATATCTCCCTCAGATGTATGATAAAGGTAGATCTACAAAAAGCTTATGACTCATTGGAGTGGATCTACCTAGAGCAAGTTATGGAAGGACTGAGGTTTTTAGAAAAGTTCATCAAATGGGTAATGAACTGTATCAAAACAGTTAATTACTCTATTATACTCAATGGAGAATCAGTTGCACCATTTAATGCAGCCAAAGGCTTGATACAAGGAGATCCTATGTCTCATTTTCTCTTTGCCATTGCTATTGAGTACTTGAGTCGGCTACTTAAAGACCTACAACATGAGAAAAGCTATAAATTCCATCCAAGGTGTAGAAGGCTAGGGATCACTCACCTAAGCTTTGTTGATGATCTGTTGTTGTTTGCCAGAGGAGACAGTGAATATGTAGAGAGACTTCATGCATGTTTTACTACTTTCTCAGCAGCCTCAGGCTTGCAAGCTAACTTAACCAAAAGTGCAGTCTATTGTGGAGGAATGGCACATAGGGAGAAAGAGGCTATAGTTCAACAGCTAGGTTACTCACTAGGTGAACTTCCTTTTAAATACCTAGGGGTACCTCTAGACACTAAGAATCTCACCATGGTACAGTGGCAATCCCTCATAGCAAAAATTGTGGCTAAAATCTCTTCATGGACTGCAAATAAGCTATCATATGCTAGGAGAATTCAATTGATTCAAACAGT AAGCTCCCTATGGTCTGGGAGTGATACAATTACAAAGAAGGCCCTTATTACTTGGGAGAAGATCTGCCTGCCTAAGTCTACTCGAGGACTTAACTTGCATAATCTCCAAGTATGGAACAATGCTGCAATTGCAAAGACACACTGGGATTTGACTCATAAGCAGGATAAACTTTGGATAAAATGGATCCATGCCTACTACATCAAGGATCAGAGTTTGGGAACTATGACCATTCCACAAACCTCTAGTTGGATG GACAGACTTCTAACAGTGGATAGATTACTGAGATGGGGCCTTAATGTACAAGCTGTATGTGCAATGTGTCAAGCTCACAATGAAACAAGAAATCATTTATTTGCTGAATGCAGATATGCTGAGGCAATTTGGAACAAA GAGAGGAATGCAAGAGTTTTTGAAGGGGTGGCCAGAGATTGTGAAGGAGTggcaaaagagatagcatgtgtTTGTAGCTGCAGGGGTGCTGGGGAACTGAAATGCTTAATGCAAAAGCTAATTTTTTAA
- the LOC107829339 gene encoding acyl-coenzyme A thioesterase 2, chloroplastic-like, with protein sequence MKAPTKPICHHFFKPSSLNFHFNFLKYEENASLYTLISYFSTSQSYNSETKNFVKELNGDISSYPNLLRKKKSQFTNFLGSSNDNYLNTFVSPEKPTGHNANTINNISMQCDLIAKPNSLLLFMHHSPVKNAMWEARSSIFGRPSIFAVAHSPQNDLIAKTPLRNRTSVLFKFSSDYELRERYRNPRNEIRIGKLVEDLDALAATISYKHCSSNDGTSRSIKLVTASMEKMILKKTIRIDTDLTIEGAVIWVGCSSLEIQLEVKQSTPEAYNTTESVALTANFTFVARDSMSGKSTRINAILPETEKEKLLWKEAEERNKMRKEKREQKKDTNGDNVNRLINRLLAEALLDRDSILIEETCLQNSLVCQPEQRNMHGQIFGGFLMRKAFELAYATAYSFAGSIPCFVEVDYVDFLKPVDVGDFLQLKSCVLYTELENMSRPLINVEVVAHVTHPKHISSEVSNNFYFTFTVSSDSLRNGLKIRNVVPGTEEEARRVIEHIDVLRNNRNNQKRLKE encoded by the exons ATGAAAGCTCCAACAAAACCAATTTGTCACCATTTTTTCAAACCGTCATCTCTTAATTTTCATTTCAACTTTCTCAAGTATGAAGAAAATGCTTCACTCTATACACTCATTTCTTATTTTTCTACTTCACAATCATACAACTCCGAAACAAAGAATTTCGTTAAGGAGTTGAATGGTGATATTTCTTCATATCCAAACTTACTCCGAAAGAAAAAATCTCAGTTTACTAACTTTCTTGGTTCATCTAACGACAATTACTTAAATACGTTCGTATCACCAGAAAAGCCAACGGGTCATAATGCGAATACCATCAACAATATTTCAATGCAATGTGATTTGATTGCTAAACCAAATAGTTTATTGTTGTTTATGCATCATTCGCCTGTGAAAAATGCAATGTGGGAAGCGAGATCGAGTATTTTTGGAAGGCCATCAATATTTGCAGTTGCTCACTCTCCTCAAAATGATTTGATTGCTAAAACACCGTTGAGGAATAGGACTAGTGTTTTATTCAAATTTTCTTCTGATTATGAACTTCGGGAACGATATAGAAATCCCAGGAATGAGATTAGAATTGGAAAGTTGGTAGAAGACTTGGATGCTTTGGCCGCAACCATATCCTATAAG CATTGTTCCTCTAATGATGGAACATCTAGGTCCATAAAATTGGTGACTGCATCTATGGAGAAGATGATTCTGAAAAAAACTATTCGTATTGACACTGATCTCACTATAGAAGGGGCTGTTATATGGGTTGGATGTTCATCTTTAGAAATTCAACTTGAAGTGAAGCAATCTACTCCAG AAGCATACAATACCACAGAGTCAGTAGCTCTTACAGCAAACTTCACATTTGTGGCCAGAGATTCTATGTCCGGAAAATCAACTCGAATCAACGCGATTTTACCTGAAACTGAAAAAGAAAAGCTTCTTTGGAAAGAAGCAGAGGAAAGAAACAAAAtgagaaaggaaaaaagagaacaGAAAAAGGACACAAATGGAGACAATGTAAATAGGCTGATAAATAGATTGTTGGCTGAAGCTTTGTTAGATAGAGACAGCATTCTAATAGAGGAAACTTGTCTTCAAAATTCTTTGGTTTGCCAACCTGAGCAAAGAAACATGCATGGTCAAATATTTGGAGGTTTCCTAATGAGGAAAGCTTTTGAATTGGCTTATGCAACAGCTTATTCATTTGCTGGCAGTATACCTTGCTTTGTGGAAGTTGACTATGTTGATTTCTTGAAACCT GTAGATGTTGGAGATTTCCTCCAGCTCAAATCATGTGTTCTGTATACAGAACTAGAAAACATGTCGCGGCCTCTGATTAATGTGGAAGTTGTAGCTCATGTTACACATCCCAAACATATTTCCAGTGAG GTTTCGAATAATTTCTACTTCACCTTCACTGTCAGCTCTGATTCActaagaaatggtttaaaaattAGGAATGTTGTTCCTGGTACAGAGGAGGAAGCGCGGCGTGTGATCGAACATATTGATGTTTTgagaaataacagaaataatCAGAAGAGATTGAAGGAATGA
- the LOC107829338 gene encoding uncharacterized protein LOC107829338 → MGLSITTSDFKETEFHSDHHRTHKIFLFTNYILLGAASSCVFLTLSLRLIPSLYGGLFILLHVLTIASAAFSCTSIVASADSNKWYGVHMVATVLTAIFQGSASVLIFTRTLDLLENFNSYVRVEDGATILKFAGGLCILIFCLEWVVLLLAFVLRYNAFVEGNGGVVEVSSKFNSNSKVEDEDLKHWPCPFQV, encoded by the coding sequence ATGGGTCTATCAATCACCACTTCAGATTTTAAAGAAACTGAATTTCACTCTGATCATCATAGAACTCACAAAATATTCCTCTTTACAAATTATATTCTCTTAGGAGCAGCATCTAGTTGCGTCTTCCTCACTCTCTCCCTTCGGTTAATCCCGTCCCTCTACGGTGGTCTTTTTATCCTCCTCCACGTGCTAACAATCGCCAGTGCAGCATTTAGCTGCACATCGATTGTTGCCTCTGCAGATTCTAACAAGTGGTACGGTGTCCACATGGTTGCTACAGTTTTAACGGCTATATTTCAAGGCTCTGCTTCGGTCCTTATATTTACAAGGACTTTGGATTTATTAGAAAATTTTAATTCTTATGTTAGAGTAGAAGATGGTGCAACGATCTTGAAATTTGCTGGTGGATTATGCATTTTGATATTTTGCTTGGAATGGGTTGTTTTGCTTTTGGCATTTGTCTTAAGGTACAATGCTTTTGTGGAAGGGAATGGGGGAGTAGTTGAAGTGAGTTCAAAATTCAACAGCAATTCTAAAGTTGAAGATGAGGACTTGAAACATTGGCCTTGTCCATTCCAAGTCTAA
- the LOC107829336 gene encoding putative inactive disease susceptibility protein LOV1, whose product MHDSPLFFLLEILYESLKNEAEFLLNVPNQVQNIRAELNRIQCFLQDADAKKPEYETVRNWIADIREVSYDVENILEKYTHKIVLRKDRSIWKENIALHNIGMETKDVMSRIDNIRRCMKTYVDIGIRTLGQGETSNSAAYEKSQWLTRSYSHLIDEDFVGLEEEVNKLVVELTNEENDEFHGVFAICGMGGIGKTTLARKAYRHIYVQSHFQAFAWASISKQWQARDVLQGILTKLEPENRTQINMMMDDELVKELYRLQQSKKCLIVLDDIWSTNFWNSVRHAFPKGKGCSKILLTTRKKDVCTHVDPTCFFFEPRCLDAEESWKLLHRKAFPRVNTPDLKIDLELERLGKEMVSECGGLPLAIIVLAGLLTRRPKVDEWRRTRQNLNSHMSGESFEQDGGIHGVLALSYYDLPYQLKPCFLYLGNFPEDQKISARRLYQLWAAEGIISLENNQGEETEMMELGEYYLQELAQRYMVQVQLEETNGRIKSCRLHDLMRDTCLSKAKEENFLKTVSHQYCQKSICCSSSAKAISTRAIRRLSITVDNDVQNYFSTNDKSFQHVRSAMFFPRRQTVGEGTTYPLPIFQGLCNNFTMLRVLHLEKFSFGDNLPKAIGNFVHLRYLSLRHSHFQRLPSSIGNLKYLQTLDLRVNFFSYLTMPNTIQKLKNLRNLYLPPSHQNTHKLQLSPLSQLDMLKNFDTQVSPFRDLFKLTKIQKLAAVFSLEFDEMEEIITHYLTLKTVSLKETSFRVYYRFHSEKELNILKLLIGCHHLRKLDLIGHISKLPEHHFFSQSLTKLTLRRSGLEEDPMLILQKLPKLFSLSLRGNAFIGKEMCCSQQGFPLLNTLKLQGLPNLESWRVEIGAMPNLIHLEIDGCKKLEKVPDGLVCLTKIQEIIVIDMPETFQTRLQEVQGEEFYKVRFRKIFDMKKFPNIKPNMLTSGQMFGGLLQTIYPSTVPKEWKRP is encoded by the exons atgcaTGATAGTCCTCTCTTTTTTCTCCTTGAAATTCTGTACGAGTCACTAAAGAACGAGGCAGAATTCCTGTTAAATGTTCCGAACCAAGTTCAAAATATTCGAGCTGAATTAAACAGAATACAATGCTTTTTACAAGATGCAGATGCTAAAAAACCTGAATACGAGACAGTTCGGAATTGGATAGCAGATATTAGGGAAGTTTCATATGATGTGGAaaatattcttgagaaatataCACACAAAATTGTTTTGAGAAAAGATCGGTCTATATGGAAAGAGAATATAGCTTTACACAACATAGGTATGGAAACTAAGGATGTGATGTCAAGAATTGATAACATAAGAAGGTGCATGAAAACTTATGTGGATATTGGAATAAGAACTTTAGGTCAAGGAGAGACCTCAAATTCTGCAGCATATGAGAAAAGTCAATGGCTAACAAGATCTTACTCTCATCTTATCGACGAAGATTTCGTTGGATTGGAAGAAGAGGTGAATAAATTGGTTGTTGAACTTACCAATGAAGAAAATGATGAATTTCATGGAGTTTTTGCCATATGTGGGATGGGAGGTATAGGCAAGACAACACTTGCCCGAAAAGCATACCGACACATTTATGTACAAAGTCATTTTCAAGCTTTTGCTTGGGCTAGTATATCAAAACAATGGCAAGCAAGAGATGTTCTGCAGGGAATTCTCACAAAACTTGAACCAGAGAACAGAACACAGATTAACATGATGATGGACGACGAGCTCGTTAAGGAACTTTATAGACTTCAGCAGAGTAAAAAATGCTTGATAGTATTGGATGATATTTGGTCAACAAATTTCTGGAATAGTGTAAGACATGCTTTTCCTAAGGGGAAAGGTTGTAGCAAAATCTTGCTCACAACGCGCAAGAAGGATGTGTGTACACATGTAGATCCAACTTGTTTCTTCTTTGAGCCTAGATGTTTGGATGCTGAAGAGAGTTGGAAGTTACTTCATAGGAAAGCATTCCCCAGAGTAAACACTCCAG ATTTGAAGATTGACTTGGAATTAGAGAGGCTTGGAAAGGAAATGGTCAGTGAATGCGGAGGCTTGCCTTTAGCAATTATTGTACTTGCTGGACTTTTAACTCGAAGGCCTAAAGTAGACGAGTGGAGAAGGACGCGACAAAACCTAAACTCACACATGAGTGGTGAAAGTTTTGAACAAGATGGAGGAATTCATGGTGTCCTGGCTTTAAGTTATTATGATTTACCATATCAACTTAAGCCGTGTTTTTTGTACTTGGGAAACTTTCCTGAGGATCAAAAGATTTCTGCGCGAAGGTTGTATCAGCTTTGGGCTGCTGAAGGTATTATATCATTGGAAAATAACCAAGGAGAGGAGACAGAAATGATGGAGTTAGGAGAATATTATCTGCAGGAGTTAGCTCAAAGGTACATGGTTCAAGTTCAACTAGAAGAAACAAATGGAAGGATCAAATCTTGTCGACTTCATGATCTGATGCGAGATACATGTTTGTCAAAAGCAAAGGAGGAAAACTTTCTCAAGACAGTTTCTCATCAGTATTGCCAAAAATCAATTTGTTGCTCTTCTTCAGCTAAAGCAATATCAACACGCGCCATACGCAGACTCTCTATCACTGTAGACAATGATGTTCAAAACTATTTCTCTACTAATGATAAGTCATTTCAGCATGTTAGATCAGCTATGTTCTTTCCCAGACGACAGACAGTTGGCGAAGGAACAACATATCCCCTGCCTATATTTCAAGGTCTGTGCAATAACTTCACAATGTTGCGCGTTTTGCATCTTGAGAAGTTCTCTTTCGGGGACAACTTACCCAAAGCAATTGGTAATTTTGTACACTTGAGATACCTGAGCTTAAGACATTCACATTTCCAAAGACTTCCGTCTTCTATAGGTAATCTCAAGTACCTACAAACACTTGATTTGAGGGTGAATTTCTTCTCATACTTGACAATGCCGAATACTATACAGAAGCTGAAGAACTTGAGGAATTTATATCTTCCCCCTTCACATCAGAACACACATAAGTTGCAGCTTAGTCCTTTAAGCCAATTGGATATGCTTAAGAACTTTGATACACAAGTTTCTCCTTTTAGAGATCTCTTCAAGTTAACAAAAATTCAGAAACTAGCCGCTGTTTTCTCACTAGAGTTTGATGAAATGGAAGAGATCATCACTCATTACCTCACCCTAAAAACTGTGAGTCTCAAGGAAACATCATTCCGCGTTTACTACAGATTTCATTCAGAAAAAGAGTTAAACATTCTGAAGCTACTGATCGGTTGTCACCATCTCCGCAAGTTAGACTTAATCGGACATATCAGTAAGCTACCAGAACACCACTTCTTTTCACAAAGCCTCACTAAGTTAACCTTGAGAAGGAGTGGACTTGAAGAAGACCCTATGCTTATTCTGCAGAAGCTGCCTAAACTATTCTCCCTTTCATTACGTGGAAACGCGTTCATTGGCAAGGAAATGTGTTGTTCTCAACAAGGTTTTCCTCTCCTCAATACTCTTAAACTCCAGGggcttccaaatttagaaagctGGAGGGTGGAGATAGGAGCAATGCCCAATCTAATTCATCTAGAAATCGACGGTTGCAAGAAATTAGAGAAGGTTCCAGATGGATTGGTATGTCTAACTAAAATACAGGAGATAATAGTTATAGACATGCCAGAAACTTTCCAAACCAGGCTTCAAGAGGTTCAAGGGGAAGAGTTTTACAAAGTTCGGTTTAGGAAAATTTTCGACATGAAGAAGTTTCCCAATATTAAACCGAATATGCTAACATCAG GACAAATGTTTGGCGGATTATTGCAGACTATTTATCCGTCAACTGTGCCAAAGGAATGGAAGAGGCCATAA